The following nucleotide sequence is from Actinomycetota bacterium.
GCCGGCGGCTGCGGTCGAGGTGGCGCCTGCGGGGCGGCGGGGGCCTGGGGCTGGCTGCGGGCCGGTCCTCCCGGTGCCGGCTGGGTCGCCGGACGGCCACGGTCAGCGTTCTGCTTGGGCTCACTGCGCTGATCGGCGGATGCCCGACCGAGCGTCGTCGCGTCCGGCACCGGGTCTGCGCCTCCGCCGGCTGCATCGGCCGGGACCGCGGCGGGCGGTGGTGACAGCCGCTGGGGCGCGTCGACGCGGAGAGGATCCGTCACCTCACGGGGCGGCGTACCGCTCACCGCCGGCCGGCTCGTCGAACGCAGTCCCCGCTCCCCGAGGTGATCCACGGCGAGGTAGACCACCCCGGTCTGGGCCAGGATGATCAACACCGCGGCGAGCAGCAGAGGCAGACGGCCGGAGGGGCCGCCGCGTCGCTGGCGGTTTGAACGGCTAACGGTGTCACCTCGCAGTCGTACCGGCGTACTAGTTACAAGACCGAACTTTACCCACTCTTCGTGGTCGCGTCTACACTCAACGTTGCGAAGCACGGACGGGTCGGTCCACCTGAGCTAGTTATCGGCCGGCCGAGCGCGGTTCTACAGCGGGCGAGCACGGTCCAACGTCGCGATCGCCCAGATCGACACCAACACCCGTCCCGCGACCAGGAGGCGACCAGGGATCAGCCGCGTCGCAGGACAGCGACCACCCCGACGGCGAGCGCGGCGATCGCGATGCCGGCCGCGGGTGCCGCGAGCCTCCACCACCGCGGGTCAGACGGCGGGTGGGGGGCACGGCGGTCCCCGACTGGCCCGGTCGTGTGCACCTCGCCATCTCCCCCGGTCTTCGCGGTCCCGCCGACCACCGGGACGGTGACCTCTACCCGCACCGCCGCCCGCGCGGGGTGACGGGCCAGGGCATGGACGGTGCTCGACGTCGCGACCTGCACGTCAAGGTGGTCCCCCTCGGGAACCGTGTAGGCCACGCCGGGCAGGTCCAGTTCGAACTGCTGCGGGTCGGACGACAGATGCTCGACGCGCAACGACGCCTCCTGGTGGTGGATGACGTGACCGGCCTCGCGGTGCACGAGCTTGACGAACAGGTGCGCTACCGGCCCCTCGCCGGTCACCGTCACGGTCGCTCGTGGGACCCCGACGAGCTCGAGCGGACGTCGGTCTGCAGCCGCGACCTCGACGGTGAGCGCCGCCGGGTCGCCCGGCGGGTTGGGGGCGGCCATGGTGTGCGGTCCGGTGGTCGGTCCGCTCGGCGGGCCGTCGACGGCCGGTGCGCCCGGCTGGATCACCGTGTCGTCGCCGTCGGCGGTGACGAAGACGGCCGATGAGGGCGGGAAGTCGTCCGCGCCACGCCACACCGCCTCGTTGGTGCGGTACTCGACCGCCGGCCCCGTGTCGACGTCCCGGCCGTCGAGGTAGCGGGCGAACCAAGCCAGGATGGCGCGGTCGAGGTGTGCGCGGTCGTCGGCGTCCGGGTAGGGACATCGGACGTGGCCGCCGCAGAAGATCACGTACTTGGCCGGGGCACCCTGGGCGCGGACGTGCTGGAAGATCCCGTTGCCGTCGGTCAGGTCGAACAGGGTGTCGACGCTGCCGTTCATCACCAGCGTCGGGACGTCGATCACCCGATCCTGTCCGTACCGGGCGAGGCTGCTGTCGGCCAGGAACGTCAGCGCCTCGTCGGAGAGCTGGTTGGTGGCGACGAACTCGGCGTACGCGCGGTGCAGTTCCGGCGCCAACCCGCCCGTCTGTGGCCCCGCCGGCGGATCCAAGCCGTCCTTGCGGGCGGCTTGCACGCCCGCGGCGTACAGCATCGATCCCCAGCTGGAGTTGACGACCCCGCCTTGGTACAGCGAGTAGCGCAGGTCCGACCAGGAGACCTCGGGAGCGATCGCGTCGATGCGGTCGTCGATCGCGGCAGCCGCGGTCTGGATGGCGCCGGCGTACGACCCTCCGGTGAGCCCGACGACGGGGTCTCCGTCGGTGTCGGTGGCGATCGGGGCGTTGTCGACCGCCCAGTCGATCAGGGCGCTGACGTCTCGCCCTTCCACGTCGGGTTTGTTGAGCTGAACCTCGCCGCCGGAGTGGCCGAATCCGCGCGAGTCCCAGGTCAGCACGGCATAGCCGGCGTCGAGCAGCTGGGCGACCGTGCCGTGCGGCTCCCTGTCGGCGGTCCCTGCCCACCCGTGGGTTCGCAGCACCAGGGGCACGGGCGCAGCGCCGGTCGCGGCCAGCGGGAGGAACAGCTGCGTCCACAGCGGCGTCCCGTCGAAGGACCGCACGACCTGATCCGACCGGAGCGGAGCCTGTTCGGCCCAGGTGGGGACGCCCGTGACCGCCACGGTGGTCGTGACGGCGAGCAGCAGAGCCCGCGTGTCTCCCACGGTCCTAGCGAAGCGCCTCGCGGATCGCTCGACCGGCGTCTCGCACGCTCATCTGAACGAGCTCCGTGGGCGGCACGCCGAGGTCGCGCACCAGTTCGTCGGCGATGAAGAAGCCGACCCGCCAGCGGTCCTCGACCAACCCACCACCGAAGAAGGCCTCGACCGCGTCGGGGTCGTCGAGGCGTTCGCGGAACCGCTCACGGAGTTGATCGCGGTGCTCGCGGCACCACGGCAGCCAGTCCTCGAACCCGCCGAGCCCGTACCAGAAGTACTCGTCGTCGGGGCGGTCGGGCACCACCGTCCGCGACACGGCGATCGCCAGCCCTTCGGAGAACGCCGTCCAGGCCGGATCGTCGCCGGGGCCGGGCCCTTGGGCCAGCTGGTGCCAGGCGTGGGTGTCCTCGTGGGCCACCAGCACCCGAGCCGGGTCCCGGCCGGCGAACCACTCCAGGCAGTGGAACACCGCGACGTCGCCGTCCAGCCTGTCCACGAACGCGTTCGCGGAGAAGCTACCGACCATCAGGACGTGCAGGGGCTCGGGTGTGTCGGGCAGGTCGAGGGTGGAACGCACGGCGGGCTCGACGAGTTCGATGATGTCCGGCATGACCGCAACCGCCTTCTGCACGCGGGCCCGGAGCGCGCGGATGCGGTGGACCAACGCAGGGATCCCCTCCCGTGACCCCTGCCCGTCGAAGAACCGCTCGAAGACGTCCGGATGCAACGAGCGGTACAGCTCATCCCACAGCTGCTCGCGGGTGCGTTGCTCGACCGACAGCGCCCGACCGGCGAACCGCTGGAAGTCCGGGATGGTGTTGCGGATCTGCGCCACGTCTCCGTCTTCGGGCCGCTGACCACGGCGGGCGTTGCGAACGTACACGTGGTGGAGGTTGCGCACGAAGGCGACCGTTCCGGTGCCGACACCCGGCTCTCCGCGCCCTCGGCGGGCGGTCGTTCATGACCCGGGAGGATCGTCGAGCGGGCGCAGCTCGATGCGATCGCCGAGGTGCTCGATGTCGGCGCGTCGTCCGCTGCCCGATCCTCTGCGGGTGATGTTCAAGGCGGCCGCGGCAGCCGCGAACTTCAGTGTCGCGGGAGGGTCGAAGTCGCGGCTGAGCGCGACGGCAAGCGCTGCCGTCATCGAGTCGCCCGACCCGCGCGTATCGACGGGCTCCAGGCTCGGCGGCTCGACGGCCAGCAGCGTGTCGCCAACCAGCGCCATGGCGGGCCTGGCACCGCGCGACACGACCACCTCCTGAGCGCCGGCGTCGTGGAGCTTCTTCAGACCTTCGATCAATGCGGCCTCGTCGTCGCTGGCGGCCCACCCGCCGTCGAGCAGCTCATCCTCGCTGATCTTCAGCATCCGCAGCCCGCCTCGAAGCGCTTGGCGCAGCTGCTCGCCGGACAGATCTGCCACCACCATCACGCCGTTGGCCCCCAGGTCGGTCGCGAGCCGGCGGAAGACCGTCGCCGACACGATCTCGGGGTCTTGCGTGCCGGTCAGCACGCACACTTTCGCTCCCAGCGACGCCGTCAGCGTCGCGCTGTACAGCTCGTCGAGCTCGTGTCGAGTCAGCGGACCGCCAGGAACGTTGACGATCTCTACCCGCTCGCCGCCACGACGGTCCTGGACGTACGCGGGGTTCGAGCTGCCGGTCGAGGTCGCTCGAAGGGACATGCGTGCCTCCTCGACCAGGTGGCGCGCCACCGACCCCGTCTCTCCCCCGAACGATGCACACAGCGCCAAGGATGCCTGCAGCGTCTGGATCATCCGCGCGACCCAGAACCCTTGCCCCCCACAGTGCACGTGCAGCTCGGGCTCGCCGTTGGTGGCTTCCTCGATCGTGACGGTCAGCAGTGGCGCAGGCGCGAACACACAGATCTCGCCCGGATCCGCCTGTTGACTCATCGGTCCCTGACGTGAGCGCTGCGAGCGACGGGCATCAGGCCCCGATCGAGCATAGGGAGGCTCGTGCGACCGTCCCGGCCTGAAGGCGGGGTGCGCTGTGCGACCTCGCCGGGAAACCGACGGAGAAGTCGTCGCTTCGGGCCCTACGCGGTGGGACCCGTGGGCACCTCGCCGCGCTTGACGCGCTTGACCATCCGGCCGCGTACGGCCTGGTCCAGCTCGACCTTCCGGAGCCGCACCGACGCGGGCGTGACCTCCACCGCCTCGTCTTCACGGATGAACTCCAGGGCCTGCTCGAGCGACAGCTTGATCGGAGGAGCCAGCCGCACCAGCTCCTCCGCGGTCGATGAGCGCACGTTCGTGAGCTTCTTCTCCTTGGTGGGGTTGACGTCCATGTCCTCGGCGCGGGCGTTCTCACCCACGATCATCCCCTCGTAGACCTCGGTACCGGGATCGAGGAACAGCACGCCGCGGCCTTGGAGGTTGAGCAGCGCGTACGTCGTCGCATGACCCCGTCGATCGGCGACCAGCGACCCGTTCGGGCGGGTGCGGATCTCGCCGACCCAGGGTCCGTAGCCGTCGAAGACGTGGTGGAGGATCCCGGTGCCGCGGGTCTCGGTGAGGAACTCGGTGCGGAAACCGATCAGTCCGCGGGCCGGGACACGGAACTCCAGACGGGCCCAGCCCGTGCCGTGGTTGACCATGCTCTCCATCCGGGCCCTGCGCAGGCCGAGCAGCTGGGTGACGACCCCGACGAAGTCGTCTGGCACGTCGATGGACAGGCGCTCGAACGGTTCGTGCACCGTGCCGTCGATATCCCTGGTGACGACCCGAGGTTTGCCCACGGTCAGCTCGAAGCCCTCCCGCCGCATGGTCTCGACCAGGACGGCGAGCTGGAGCTCGCCACGGCCCTGGACCTCCCACGCGTCGGGGCGGTCGGTCGGCAGGACGCGGAGCGAGACGTTACCGACCAGCTCCTGGCCGAGGCGGCTCTGGATGAGGCGGGCCGTGAGCTTGTCGCCGTCCTGGCCTGCCAGCGGCGAGGTGTTGACGCTGATGGTCATCCCCAGGGTGGGCTCATCGACGCTGAGGGCGGGCAGCGGCCGGGGATCCTCCGCGTCGGCCAGCGTCTCGCCGATGGTGACCGCGTCGAGGCCGGCCACCGCGATCAGGTCACCGGGACCCGCCTCGGTGACCGGGACGCGATCGAGGTTCTCGGTGAGGTAGAGCTCGGTGAGCTTCATGTACTCGGTCGACCCGTCCG
It contains:
- the typA gene encoding translational GTPase TypA, which gives rise to MATASRDDLRNVAIIAHVDHGKTTLVDAMLWQSGAFRENQDVAERVLDSNDLEREKGITILAKNTAVRKDGLTINVVDTPGHADFGGEVERALAMVDGALLLVDASEGPLPQTRFVLRKALAQRIPIVLVVNKIDRDDARPDEVVNEVFDLFIDLDADDDQIDIPIVYTNAKAGTATLDPGQPGTDLTPLFGTILTSIPAPAYDDEHPLQALVTNLDASPYLGRLALCRIQHGWLRKGQTVAWCRSDGSTEYMKLTELYLTENLDRVPVTEAGPGDLIAVAGLDAVTIGETLADAEDPRPLPALSVDEPTLGMTISVNTSPLAGQDGDKLTARLIQSRLGQELVGNVSLRVLPTDRPDAWEVQGRGELQLAVLVETMRREGFELTVGKPRVVTRDIDGTVHEPFERLSIDVPDDFVGVVTQLLGLRRARMESMVNHGTGWARLEFRVPARGLIGFRTEFLTETRGTGILHHVFDGYGPWVGEIRTRPNGSLVADRRGHATTYALLNLQGRGVLFLDPGTEVYEGMIVGENARAEDMDVNPTKEKKLTNVRSSTAEELVRLAPPIKLSLEQALEFIREDEAVEVTPASVRLRKVELDQAVRGRMVKRVKRGEVPTGPTA
- a CDS encoding PfkB family carbohydrate kinase, with the protein product MSQQADPGEICVFAPAPLLTVTIEEATNGEPELHVHCGGQGFWVARMIQTLQASLALCASFGGETGSVARHLVEEARMSLRATSTGSSNPAYVQDRRGGERVEIVNVPGGPLTRHELDELYSATLTASLGAKVCVLTGTQDPEIVSATVFRRLATDLGANGVMVVADLSGEQLRQALRGGLRMLKISEDELLDGGWAASDDEAALIEGLKKLHDAGAQEVVVSRGARPAMALVGDTLLAVEPPSLEPVDTRGSGDSMTAALAVALSRDFDPPATLKFAAAAAALNITRRGSGSGRRADIEHLGDRIELRPLDDPPGS
- a CDS encoding alpha/beta fold hydrolase, which codes for MGDTRALLLAVTTTVAVTGVPTWAEQAPLRSDQVVRSFDGTPLWTQLFLPLAATGAAPVPLVLRTHGWAGTADREPHGTVAQLLDAGYAVLTWDSRGFGHSGGEVQLNKPDVEGRDVSALIDWAVDNAPIATDTDGDPVVGLTGGSYAGAIQTAAAAIDDRIDAIAPEVSWSDLRYSLYQGGVVNSSWGSMLYAAGVQAARKDGLDPPAGPQTGGLAPELHRAYAEFVATNQLSDEALTFLADSSLARYGQDRVIDVPTLVMNGSVDTLFDLTDGNGIFQHVRAQGAPAKYVIFCGGHVRCPYPDADDRAHLDRAILAWFARYLDGRDVDTGPAVEYRTNEAVWRGADDFPPSSAVFVTADGDDTVIQPGAPAVDGPPSGPTTGPHTMAAPNPPGDPAALTVEVAAADRRPLELVGVPRATVTVTGEGPVAHLFVKLVHREAGHVIHHQEASLRVEHLSSDPQQFELDLPGVAYTVPEGDHLDVQVATSSTVHALARHPARAAVRVEVTVPVVGGTAKTGGDGEVHTTGPVGDRRAPHPPSDPRWWRLAAPAAGIAIAALAVGVVAVLRRG